One stretch of Candidatus Lernaella stagnicola DNA includes these proteins:
- a CDS encoding formylglycine-generating enzyme family protein encodes MTKKQAKSTWTKFSEPTGEGTKDHPVETVSWLDAVEFCNALSKKLGMKEVYDIDESNDTATPIEGAKGIRLPTSEEWVYACLAGGTKDPYGPVDEIAWYLDNSERNTHPVGEKKPNAWDLYDMLGNVYEWCFDRPEEDGATRVLRGGGWYVIAGNVRASDRNGFYPADRGSSVGFRISRDC; translated from the coding sequence ATCACGAAAAAACAAGCGAAATCAACATGGACGAAATTTTCGGAACCCACGGGGGAAGGAACCAAGGATCATCCGGTGGAAACGGTTTCTTGGCTGGACGCGGTAGAATTCTGCAATGCGCTTTCCAAGAAACTGGGTATGAAAGAAGTCTACGACATTGATGAGTCGAACGATACGGCGACGCCAATCGAAGGCGCAAAAGGAATACGTTTGCCCACCTCGGAAGAATGGGTTTACGCCTGTTTGGCCGGAGGCACGAAAGACCCTTATGGGCCGGTGGACGAGATCGCTTGGTATCTCGACAACTCAGAGCGCAACACCCATCCGGTAGGCGAAAAGAAACCGAACGCCTGGGACCTCTATGACATGCTCGGCAACGTCTATGAGTGGTGCTTTGATCGGCCCGAAGAAGACGGCGCTACCCGCGTGCTTCGCGGCGGTGGCTGGTACGTTATTGCAGGCAATGTGCGCGCGTCGGATCGGAACGGGTTCTATCCGGCCGACCGTGGCAGCAGCGTTGGGTTTCGTATTTCCCGGGACTGTTAA